From the genome of Pyxidicoccus trucidator, one region includes:
- a CDS encoding DUF7594 domain-containing protein, whose product MSGLKSWRRVRAGAGWMAGLMLLTHCGGVEEAGERGESPTEAPAKQTAALDTCEQDVAYETVIVGGLEDTYVAAAQPDAANGGVSKLLVDGDPRMEAYLRFNLSSTDLRNSPVIQVRLQLYATDGSTDGPAIYSTTTNWSASSLTWNTRPTRTGEALADLGAVTTSSLVEYDVTPAVTGPGTYSFALVPTGGNGVDFLATESGQGGLMPQLAVTVARLYCTRRGTGGDLDQAFQRGGPKQQWWDGSMAVGPDGSFVVAARYEEQGHFGGDTFTSPHNFALVKYGPDGTHQWSRAHVPFNNAASVIVNALTLTPLGNVLAVGTYQGAPDFGAGPLPATPDDETWGAFIAKFSPSGAFVWARGFVPTNEAGGANVFAQGSAVTTDANGSLIVTGGFTGQLNLGGAPLESDPTYSLQGMFLAKYSWEGEHLWSLAVPAGTSNPWSDSTLGEDVVANADGRIFVTGLAGTGRLGATSYSTPFVAAYSPEGTLLWSRALNGARTSQMSLALMPGGHVAFGGSFHGTFTFAGSTVSSAPGAPGYAPMDGYLGVLTSSGGDTWARRYGSTVDDFFSDIATDSAGNISALGMTYGSVDLGGSLMGNPGGSNTLVARFSSTGTHRWSRVIDSSLYVISVGATPDGATLLPGAFIDLVSLRDRAYLPQDGRADLLFLRFAP is encoded by the coding sequence ATGTCAGGGCTGAAGTCGTGGCGGCGGGTGCGTGCAGGGGCGGGTTGGATGGCGGGGCTGATGTTGTTGACCCACTGCGGTGGAGTGGAGGAGGCGGGAGAGCGCGGAGAGTCGCCGACGGAAGCACCGGCGAAGCAGACGGCGGCCCTGGACACCTGCGAGCAGGACGTCGCGTATGAAACCGTCATCGTGGGCGGACTGGAGGACACCTACGTCGCCGCCGCGCAGCCGGATGCGGCGAACGGAGGCGTCAGCAAGCTGCTCGTGGATGGGGACCCGCGGATGGAGGCGTATCTGCGCTTCAACCTCTCCTCGACCGACCTCCGGAACAGCCCGGTCATCCAGGTGCGACTCCAGCTGTATGCCACCGATGGCAGCACGGACGGGCCGGCCATCTACAGCACCACCACGAACTGGAGTGCTTCGTCGCTGACGTGGAACACCCGCCCCACCCGGACGGGGGAGGCCCTGGCGGACCTGGGCGCCGTCACCACCAGCAGCCTCGTCGAATACGACGTGACGCCAGCAGTCACAGGGCCGGGAACGTACAGCTTCGCGCTGGTGCCCACGGGCGGCAATGGCGTGGACTTCCTCGCCACCGAGTCGGGCCAGGGCGGCCTGATGCCGCAGCTGGCCGTCACCGTGGCCCGGCTCTACTGCACGCGCCGGGGCACGGGCGGTGACCTCGACCAGGCCTTCCAGCGCGGTGGCCCGAAGCAGCAGTGGTGGGATGGAAGCATGGCCGTGGGCCCCGACGGCAGCTTCGTGGTCGCCGCGAGGTACGAGGAACAGGGCCACTTCGGTGGAGACACCTTCACCTCGCCCCACAACTTCGCGCTGGTGAAGTACGGCCCGGACGGCACGCACCAGTGGTCTCGCGCCCACGTCCCGTTCAACAATGCCGCCAGCGTCATCGTCAACGCCCTCACCCTCACCCCGCTGGGGAACGTCCTCGCGGTGGGCACCTACCAGGGAGCCCCTGACTTCGGCGCCGGCCCCCTGCCCGCGACTCCGGATGACGAGACGTGGGGCGCCTTCATCGCCAAGTTCTCTCCGAGCGGCGCCTTCGTGTGGGCCCGTGGCTTCGTCCCGACGAATGAGGCCGGCGGGGCGAACGTCTTCGCCCAGGGGAGCGCGGTGACCACCGATGCCAATGGCAGCCTCATCGTCACCGGTGGCTTCACCGGCCAGCTGAACCTGGGCGGCGCGCCGCTCGAGTCGGACCCGACCTACTCGCTGCAGGGCATGTTCCTCGCGAAGTACTCGTGGGAGGGAGAGCACCTGTGGTCGCTGGCGGTCCCCGCGGGCACCAGCAACCCCTGGAGTGACAGCACCCTCGGCGAGGACGTGGTCGCCAACGCGGACGGGCGCATCTTCGTCACCGGGCTGGCGGGCACCGGCCGTCTGGGTGCCACCTCCTACTCGACGCCGTTCGTCGCCGCCTACAGCCCCGAAGGCACGCTGCTCTGGTCCCGCGCCCTCAATGGCGCACGTACCAGCCAGATGTCGCTCGCGCTCATGCCCGGGGGCCACGTGGCCTTCGGCGGCTCCTTCCACGGCACCTTCACCTTCGCTGGCAGCACCGTCTCCAGCGCGCCGGGCGCCCCGGGGTATGCCCCGATGGATGGGTACCTGGGCGTGCTGACCTCCTCGGGAGGCGACACGTGGGCCCGGCGGTACGGCAGCACCGTGGATGACTTCTTCAGCGACATCGCCACGGACTCGGCGGGCAACATCTCCGCGCTCGGCATGACCTACGGGTCGGTGGACCTGGGCGGGAGCCTCATGGGGAATCCGGGAGGCTCCAACACGCTGGTGG